GGCTTGTTGCCTGAAAACAAACCATTTAAGGACAAGGTTATCTATGCCTACAATCTGGAAAATATAAAACACTCCGCACAAGAGCTGCTCGTTTTGTACAACACCCCAGAGCTTACCAACAAATCTAATACTGAAAGCATCCACTTCAGATTTGAAACCAAACTGCTGACAAATGAGGGCATGTTGTCAGTCGTCAGAACGCTCGCACAAGGCTAGTCGCGTTCATATCGAACGAAGATAGCTGCGTTTGTGCAAACGCCGCCAGCTGGGGTAGTCCCAGTGTTTGTCCGTGGCGCGTTGGGTTTTGCCTTTGACGAAGACGTGAACATCGAACGCGCCTTGCTCCGTTTGGGCACGTTCCTGTGCTAAGTCATACTCAGCACGCTCATAGGCAAAGATGCGTTCCCAGTCTTTGGGGCCGCAGGTCCGATACACCAAACCATCGATCACACCCGCCCCTTCAACCAAGGTCGGGAACGCCTCGCCTTGCACATAGACCCGTTGATACCCTTGGATCGTGCCGGGGATCAGGCGCGTGGACGGCACCGCATGCCCCACCACCCGGGTGAGTACGTCCGTGTCCAACAAAGTTCCATAAAAAAAGACGTCACGGGCGCGCGTCATGGGCTTTAGCCTAAATCGGGCGGCGTGACGTCGGAAGCTTCCATCTGCTCGACAAGCTGTGCTTTCAAGCGCGCCAAGCCGTCTGCGGTTTCGCTTTCGCAGCGCGCCACCAAAACGGCCTGGGTGTTGGAAGCCCTCAGCAACCACCAACCGTCGTCCGTGGTCACGCGCACACCGTCGATTTCATTGACCGAGATGCCCTGTTGGCCTTTGAGGCGTTCGCGCACCTCTTCGATGATGACGAACTTGCGGTCTTCGGAACAGTCGATGCGAATTTCCGGGGTGTTGAGCATCTTGGGCAGGCTGTCAAACATCTGATCCAAGGTCTCATCTGCGCTGGCCACCACCGACAAAATGCGGATGGCCGTATAGACTGCGTCGTCATAGCCGTAATATTTGTGTTTGAAGAAGATGTGCGCGCTCATCTCACCTGCCAGTGGAGCGCCGGTTTCATGCATCTTCGCCTTAATATGGCTGTGCCCGGTTTTGTAGATCATCGGCTTGCCGCCCATGCGCTCGATTTCGTCCACGAAGACTTGGCTGGCTTTCACGTCGGCAATGATGGTTGCACCCGGTTCGTCCGCCAGCACTTCGCGCGCGGCCAAGACCATAATCTGATCGCCCCAAAGTACGCGGCCTTGGCTGTCGATCATACCGATGCGATCCCCATCACCGTCAAATCCAAAACCGATGTCGCAGTTGTTTTGTGCAACCAAAGCTTTGAGCTGGTCCAAATTCTTTTCCACCGTCGGGTCCGGGTGGTGCGCCGGGAACGTGCCGTCGATCACTTCATTGATGATGTGATGCGTGCCGGGCAGACGTTTGATCAGCTCCGCCACGACTTCGCCCGCAGCACCGTTGCCGGGGTCCCAGGCAACCGTCATGTCTTTGGTTCCATGGAAGTCTTGCATCATGCGTTGGACGTAATCTTCGAAGATGTCGATCTCTTCCGCTTGCCCCTCACCGTCCACAAACGCACCGGATGCAGCCACTTCGCCCAGCTTTTGGATGTCTTCACCAAAGAACGACTTGCCGCCGATGGTCATTTTAATGCCGTTGTATTCGGGCGGGTTATGGCTGCCTGTAATCATCAGCGCGGCGTCCACGTTCTGGGTCGCGCCTGCGTAGTACAACATGGGCGTCGGCCCACGGCCCACGCGCTTGACGTTAATCCCGCTTTTGGTGAGACCTTCGACCAGGGCCGCTTCCAGTTCCGGTGAGGTCAATCGTCCGTCATAGCCCACAGCCGCGCTTTTGCCGCCGCGCCCTTGTAAGATCGCGCCAAAGGCACGACCAATGACAAACACGTCTTCGGCTTTGAAGTTGTCGGTGGTGATCCCGCGAATGTCATATTCACGCAGGATTTCCGCATCCAAAGTGCGCGCGTCGGAATGGGGCATAAGGACCCTCTCTTATTTGTCGGGGCGGCCGATGCAGGAATACTGAAAGCCAGCCTCGATCATTTCTTGGGGCTCGTAGATATTGCGCAAGTCGACCAGCACTGGCGCTTTCAACAAGGATTTGACACGATCCATATCCAAGCTGCGAAAAGCGTTCCATTCCGTGATGATCACCAACACATCGGCATTGTCCATGGTCGCGTAGGCATCGTCGCACCACGCCACACCGTCCAGCAAAGGCTTGGCTTCTTCCATGCCTTCGGGATCAAAGGCCCGAACCGTGGCACCTCCGTCTTGCAACATGGGAATGATGTCCAAGCTCGGCGCGTCGCGCATGTCGTCGGTATTGGGTTTGAACGTCACACCCAAAACGGCAATGGTTTTGCCGTCGACCGAGCCGCCGCACGCTTCAATAACACGCTCAGCCATGGCTTTTTTGCGTTTGTCGTTGATGTCGACCACGGCTTCGACGATGCGCAGGGGGGAGCCGACGTCTTGGGCCGTGTGCACCAAAGCCAGAGTGTCTTTGGGGAAGCACGAACCGCCGTAGCCGGGACCGGCGTGCAAGAACTTCTTGCCGATGCGCCCGTCCAGGCCAATGCCTTTGGCAACGTGGTGCACGTCGGCACCGACTTTTTCGCACAAATCAGCGACTTCGTTGATAAACGTGATCTTGGTCGCCAAGAAGGTATTGGCCGCATACTTGATCAGTTCGGACGAGGTGCGCGAGGTAAACAGGATCGGTGCCTCAATCAAAGAAAGCGGACGATAAAGCGTACGCATCACTTCTTGGGCGCGATCGGCTTCGGTGCCGATGACCACACGATCGGGGTGGGTGAAGTCGGCAATGGCGGAACCTTCACGCAAGAACTCGGGATTGGAAACCACATCGAAGTCTGCGTCCGGGCGAGCTTCGCGGATGATCTTTTCAACCTCATCACCCGTGCCGACCGGAACCGTAGACTTGGTCACGACCACGGTGTAGCCGTTCATATTTTCAGCGATTTCTTTGGCTGCTGCGTAGACATAACTAAGATCAGCATGACCACCGCCACGGCGCGTCGGTGTTCCCACGGCGATAAACACCGCATCCGCACCTTTGACCGCGTCGGACAGTTC
This window of the Magnetovibrio sp. PR-2 genome carries:
- a CDS encoding gamma-glutamylcyclotransferase family protein; translated protein: MTRARDVFFYGTLLDTDVLTRVVGHAVPSTRLIPGTIQGYQRVYVQGEAFPTLVEGAGVIDGLVYRTCGPKDWERIFAYERAEYDLAQERAQTEQGAFDVHVFVKGKTQRATDKHWDYPSWRRLHKRSYLRSI
- a CDS encoding UDP-glucose dehydrogenase family protein, whose protein sequence is MRVAMIGTGYVGLVSGACFSEFGVDVVCVDKDQKKIDMLEDGVMPIYEPGLDDLVETNVKAGRLTFTTELSDAVKGADAVFIAVGTPTRRGGGHADLSYVYAAAKEIAENMNGYTVVVTKSTVPVGTGDEVEKIIREARPDADFDVVSNPEFLREGSAIADFTHPDRVVIGTEADRAQEVMRTLYRPLSLIEAPILFTSRTSSELIKYAANTFLATKITFINEVADLCEKVGADVHHVAKGIGLDGRIGKKFLHAGPGYGGSCFPKDTLALVHTAQDVGSPLRIVEAVVDINDKRKKAMAERVIEACGGSVDGKTIAVLGVTFKPNTDDMRDAPSLDIIPMLQDGGATVRAFDPEGMEEAKPLLDGVAWCDDAYATMDNADVLVIITEWNAFRSLDMDRVKSLLKAPVLVDLRNIYEPQEMIEAGFQYSCIGRPDK
- the pgmG gene encoding phosphoglucomutase/phosphomannomutase PgmG, translating into MPHSDARTLDAEILREYDIRGITTDNFKAEDVFVIGRAFGAILQGRGGKSAAVGYDGRLTSPELEAALVEGLTKSGINVKRVGRGPTPMLYYAGATQNVDAALMITGSHNPPEYNGIKMTIGGKSFFGEDIQKLGEVAASGAFVDGEGQAEEIDIFEDYVQRMMQDFHGTKDMTVAWDPGNGAAGEVVAELIKRLPGTHHIINEVIDGTFPAHHPDPTVEKNLDQLKALVAQNNCDIGFGFDGDGDRIGMIDSQGRVLWGDQIMVLAAREVLADEPGATIIADVKASQVFVDEIERMGGKPMIYKTGHSHIKAKMHETGAPLAGEMSAHIFFKHKYYGYDDAVYTAIRILSVVASADETLDQMFDSLPKMLNTPEIRIDCSEDRKFVIIEEVRERLKGQQGISVNEIDGVRVTTDDGWWLLRASNTQAVLVARCESETADGLARLKAQLVEQMEASDVTPPDLG